One window from the genome of Oceanidesulfovibrio indonesiensis encodes:
- a CDS encoding M14 family metallopeptidase, which yields MRLFSQLLILIVALGCAASVALSAPPACCAEEQAIDNLAFSLHQHEGDVDGPTLLVVGGIQGDEPGGFNAASLLVTHYKIKRGNVWIVPNLNFVSIIQQSRGVYGDLNRKFSFLGPSDPEYPVIEKIKSIITDERVDIVLNLHDGSGYYRHTYIDSMRNPRRWGQSVIIDQARIHAPFGNLQNLADRVSMRVNNHLYDPEHEYNVKNTKTRLGDTEMEKTLTYYAINEGKAAFGVEASKSFPTSLRTYYHLQVLEAFMDIMGIKYSRNFGLDVAEVERTIDADVAVALYDSRIFLDLRNVRSNLRYVPMKKNARLAFASTNPLVTVVGEGGNYDVFYGNRRVTNLHPQYFDYDAAPDTVSMNVDGRTVDVPMGRRVKVSDFFSVEPREGYRVNVIGFAQDGVVSECGIRIQQSDFMKHFSLDTDGDVFRVEIYREETNAFSGMVLVDFDATSPKPAPNPMPATLSPMRIISQGKHLPSASGVEDSSASR from the coding sequence ATGCGTTTGTTCAGTCAGCTTCTCATTTTGATCGTAGCACTCGGATGCGCCGCGTCCGTAGCCCTGTCCGCCCCGCCGGCCTGCTGCGCGGAGGAGCAGGCCATCGACAACCTGGCCTTCTCCCTGCACCAGCACGAGGGCGACGTGGACGGGCCGACCCTTCTCGTCGTGGGCGGCATACAGGGCGACGAGCCGGGCGGCTTCAACGCCGCATCCCTGCTCGTAACACACTACAAAATAAAGCGCGGCAACGTCTGGATAGTCCCCAACCTCAACTTCGTTTCCATCATCCAGCAAAGCCGCGGGGTCTACGGCGACCTCAACCGCAAGTTCTCATTCCTCGGCCCGAGCGACCCCGAATATCCGGTCATCGAGAAAATCAAATCCATCATTACGGACGAGCGCGTGGACATCGTGCTCAACCTCCACGACGGCAGCGGGTACTACCGGCACACATATATCGACTCCATGCGCAACCCCCGTCGCTGGGGCCAGAGCGTAATCATCGACCAGGCGCGGATACACGCACCCTTCGGCAATCTCCAGAACCTTGCCGATCGCGTTTCCATGCGGGTCAATAACCATCTCTATGATCCCGAGCATGAGTACAACGTCAAGAACACAAAGACGCGGCTGGGCGACACGGAGATGGAAAAGACGCTGACATACTATGCCATCAACGAGGGCAAGGCCGCCTTCGGCGTGGAAGCCTCCAAAAGCTTTCCCACAAGCCTGCGTACATACTACCACCTGCAAGTCCTCGAAGCTTTCATGGACATCATGGGCATCAAGTATTCCCGCAACTTCGGACTCGATGTCGCTGAAGTCGAGAGAACCATCGACGCGGATGTCGCAGTGGCGCTTTACGACAGCCGGATATTCCTGGATCTGCGCAACGTGCGGAGCAACCTGCGCTACGTTCCCATGAAGAAAAACGCGCGCCTCGCGTTCGCCTCCACCAATCCCCTGGTCACTGTGGTGGGCGAAGGCGGCAACTACGATGTCTTCTACGGCAACCGCCGCGTCACCAATCTGCATCCTCAGTATTTCGACTACGACGCCGCCCCGGACACGGTGAGCATGAACGTGGACGGCCGCACTGTGGATGTGCCCATGGGCCGACGCGTCAAGGTTTCGGACTTTTTTTCCGTGGAGCCCAGGGAAGGCTACCGCGTCAACGTCATCGGCTTTGCCCAGGACGGCGTGGTCAGCGAATGCGGCATCCGCATCCAACAGAGCGACTTCATGAAGCACTTTTCCCTGGATACGGACGGCGACGTCTTCCGGGTGGAGATATACCGCGAGGAAACCAACGCCTTCTCCGGCATGGTGCTCGTGGACTTCGATGCAACGTCTCCCAAGCCAGCGCCCAATCCCATGCCGGCAACGCTCTCGCCCATGCGCATCATCTCTCAGGGCAAACACCTGCCGTCCGCTTCCGGGGTGGAGGACAGCTCGGCTTCCCGGTAG
- a CDS encoding HD-GYP domain-containing protein, whose amino-acid sequence MKKIPATQLRVGMFVVDAGLSWMDYPYLYQEEGEIESQERIDAILAEGFEEIFVDPSRGSYAGLEDEEPLEESLLQDADDLARIPSRKVSFKEEMGRARRLYTDSLQFAREFLHGARMGYLVDYSKSEKLVESVIDSVMRNDDAIVSLTKLRDFDEYSYTHSINVAVLAVAFGKNLGLSHKMLRALGSAGIFHDLGKAKIPEAILNKPGKLTEEEFEIMKSHPQKGFELLAQQGGAGEDVLLGVLQHHEKHNGRGYPDAASGDEVSVLARIIAVADVYDALTSERVYKKGMLPYKALSLMYTMRGEDFHTGYVERFIKSMGIYPVGSFVRLSSREYAVVSGSNISVPLYPQVIVVLDYMQRPCTPRQVDLAENRGDSSHVLEIIECLNPKRYNIDPAAYLM is encoded by the coding sequence ATGAAAAAGATTCCGGCCACGCAACTCCGCGTCGGCATGTTCGTTGTGGATGCCGGTCTTTCCTGGATGGATTATCCCTACCTCTATCAGGAGGAAGGCGAGATTGAGTCTCAGGAGCGAATAGACGCGATCCTTGCCGAGGGATTCGAGGAGATATTTGTCGATCCCTCCAGGGGCAGCTATGCCGGGCTGGAGGACGAGGAGCCCCTGGAGGAGTCGCTGCTCCAGGACGCCGACGACCTCGCCCGTATTCCCTCCAGGAAGGTCAGCTTCAAAGAGGAAATGGGCCGGGCGCGCAGGCTGTACACGGACTCTTTGCAGTTCGCCCGGGAGTTCCTCCACGGCGCGCGCATGGGCTATCTCGTGGACTACTCCAAGTCCGAGAAGCTCGTGGAATCGGTCATCGACAGCGTGATGCGCAATGATGACGCCATCGTCAGCCTGACAAAGCTGCGCGACTTCGACGAATATTCCTACACCCATTCCATAAATGTCGCCGTGCTTGCCGTGGCTTTCGGCAAAAATCTGGGCCTCTCCCACAAGATGCTGCGCGCCCTGGGATCGGCCGGCATTTTCCACGACCTGGGCAAGGCGAAAATCCCGGAAGCCATACTCAACAAACCCGGCAAGCTCACCGAAGAAGAGTTCGAGATCATGAAGTCCCATCCGCAGAAGGGCTTCGAGCTTCTCGCTCAGCAAGGCGGCGCAGGCGAGGACGTGTTGCTCGGCGTGCTCCAGCATCACGAGAAACACAACGGCAGGGGGTATCCGGACGCGGCGTCTGGCGACGAAGTCTCCGTGCTGGCGCGCATCATCGCAGTGGCCGACGTTTACGACGCCCTCACCAGCGAGCGGGTCTACAAGAAAGGCATGCTGCCGTACAAGGCGCTGTCCCTGATGTACACCATGCGCGGTGAGGATTTCCACACCGGCTACGTGGAACGGTTCATCAAGTCCATGGGCATCTATCCGGTGGGCAGCTTCGTTCGACTTTCCTCGCGTGAGTACGCGGTTGTCTCGGGCTCCAACATCTCGGTACCGTTGTATCCGCAGGTCATCGTGGTGCTGGACTACATGCAACGGCCCTGCACCCCGCGGCAGGTCGATCTGGCGGAGAACCGCGGTGACAGCTCCCATGTGCTCGAGATCATCGAGTGCCTCAACCCCAAGCGCTACAACATCGACCCGGCCGCGTATCTCATGTAG
- a CDS encoding citrate synthase, translating to MSKTINLSAAEERPETKNETATITVRGKSYELPLLESSEAELAIDISRLRSETGVITFDPGYANTGSCKSAITFVDGEQGILRHRGYPIEQLAEKSSFVEQAMLLIFGELPSMDELDHFRSMLREQELLHEDLLHHFDGFPPNGEPMAILSAVINSLGSYHPDLYEFDDEEQFRRACAKIMSKVRTIAAFAFRKSIGRPFMYPNPNKSYCANFLHMMFSVPYKVYEPPLGAVRALSLFLIVHADHEQNCSTSTVRMVGSTQANLFASVSAGICALWGRLHGGANAAVIQMLQDIHDNNIKVEDYLEKVKSKEFRLMGFGHRIYKNFDPRARILKGAAHELLLNMGKSDDELLSIAQEMEEAALSDDFFKERQLYPNVDFYSGIILRALGIPVNMFPVMFAIGRMPGWIAHWYEEYCQPMRIHRPRQLYMGFNERDYVPVDNR from the coding sequence ATGAGCAAGACAATCAACTTGTCTGCGGCCGAAGAACGGCCAGAGACCAAAAATGAAACCGCGACGATCACGGTGCGCGGAAAATCCTACGAGCTTCCGTTGCTCGAAAGCTCCGAAGCCGAACTCGCCATCGACATTTCCCGATTGCGCAGCGAGACAGGCGTCATCACGTTCGACCCCGGCTACGCCAACACCGGCTCCTGCAAGAGCGCAATAACCTTTGTGGACGGAGAACAGGGCATCCTGCGCCACCGCGGATACCCTATCGAGCAGCTCGCGGAGAAAAGCTCCTTCGTGGAGCAGGCCATGCTGCTCATCTTCGGCGAGTTGCCCAGCATGGACGAGCTCGACCACTTCCGTTCCATGCTGCGCGAGCAGGAATTGCTGCATGAAGACCTGTTGCACCACTTCGACGGCTTCCCGCCCAACGGCGAGCCAATGGCCATTCTCTCCGCGGTCATCAACTCCCTGGGCAGCTACCATCCCGACCTTTACGAGTTCGATGACGAGGAGCAGTTCCGCCGCGCCTGCGCGAAAATCATGAGCAAGGTGCGCACCATCGCAGCCTTCGCCTTCCGCAAGTCCATAGGCCGGCCGTTCATGTACCCCAACCCGAACAAGAGCTACTGCGCTAACTTCCTGCACATGATGTTCTCGGTGCCGTACAAGGTGTACGAGCCGCCGCTAGGCGCCGTGCGGGCCTTGTCGCTCTTCCTCATCGTGCATGCGGACCACGAGCAGAACTGCTCCACCTCCACCGTCCGCATGGTGGGTTCCACCCAGGCCAACCTCTTCGCCTCGGTCTCCGCGGGCATCTGCGCCTTGTGGGGCCGGTTGCACGGCGGCGCCAACGCAGCCGTCATCCAGATGCTGCAGGATATTCACGACAACAACATCAAGGTCGAGGACTATCTGGAAAAGGTGAAGAGCAAGGAGTTCCGGCTCATGGGCTTCGGCCACAGGATTTACAAGAACTTCGACCCGCGAGCGCGCATTCTGAAAGGCGCAGCCCACGAGCTGCTGCTCAACATGGGCAAGTCGGATGACGAACTGCTGTCCATAGCCCAGGAGATGGAAGAAGCCGCGCTTTCCGACGACTTCTTCAAAGAGCGCCAGCTCTACCCCAATGTGGACTTCTACTCGGGCATCATCCTGCGCGCCCTGGGCATTCCGGTGAACATGTTCCCGGTCATGTTCGCCATAGGCCGCATGCCGGGCTGGATTGCGCACTGGTATGAAGAGTATTGCCAGCCCATGCGCATCCACCGGCCGCGCCAGCTCTACATGGGCTTCAACGAGCGCGACTACGTGCCCGTGGACAACCGCTGA
- a CDS encoding CocE/NonD family hydrolase, translating into MPDGVRLSARIWLPEDAGDDPVPAILEYIPYRKNDATAVRDSTMHPWFAGHGYAAVRVDIRGSGDSEGVLEDEYLERELLDGEEIIRWLAAQPWCTGKVGMIGISWGGFNGLMLAGRNVPGLEAVITACSTDDRYADDVHSMGGCMLLDNVSWASTMFGFNSLPPDPDVVGDSWRDMWKGRLEGSGLWLDKWMRHQHRDDYWKHGSVCEDIGKLSCPVMAVSGWADGYSNTVFRLLETLPGPRLGLVGPWSHTYPHLGRPGPAIGFLQEALRFWDKWLKGIETGIMNEPMLRAWMQDPAEPSPAYDLRSGHWVGENSWPSPRIGKHTWVLDQARLVPENRAGNIDPGTFTVQSPLSVGMFGGKWCSYSATPDLPFDQRFEDGGALVFDSDPLCEDMQILGAPVAELTLSADRPVAMVAVRLSAISENGGVTRITYGLLNLTHRNSHEHPEPLEPGTPYTVRIAMNEAGQTFRAGQRLRLAVSSSYWPLAWPAPEDARLTLHAASSSLTLPVRPPEPNMDAAIVFQPAESALPAAQETVRPPRMRWNVNHDFGSLENVVEVIEDNGVVRFEDTGLCMGYGQSEWYRFTANDYGTVTAETATDWLLERDSWRVRTQTHTLVTVTSEEFRIRAELDAWEDKTRVFSRSWDTRVRRDCL; encoded by the coding sequence ATGCCGGACGGTGTGCGCCTCTCCGCGCGCATATGGCTGCCGGAGGACGCCGGCGACGACCCAGTCCCAGCCATCCTGGAGTATATCCCCTACCGCAAAAACGACGCCACGGCGGTGCGCGACTCCACCATGCACCCCTGGTTCGCCGGCCATGGCTACGCTGCCGTGCGGGTGGACATTCGCGGCAGTGGAGATTCCGAAGGCGTGTTGGAGGACGAATACCTGGAACGCGAACTCCTGGACGGCGAAGAGATCATCCGCTGGCTCGCCGCCCAGCCCTGGTGCACCGGCAAGGTGGGGATGATCGGCATCTCCTGGGGCGGGTTCAACGGCCTCATGCTCGCCGGCCGCAATGTGCCTGGGCTCGAAGCCGTCATAACCGCCTGCTCAACGGACGACCGCTACGCCGACGATGTTCACTCCATGGGCGGCTGCATGCTGTTGGACAACGTTTCCTGGGCTTCCACCATGTTCGGCTTCAACAGCCTTCCGCCGGACCCGGACGTGGTGGGCGACAGCTGGCGGGACATGTGGAAGGGCCGGCTGGAAGGCAGCGGTCTGTGGCTGGACAAATGGATGCGCCACCAACATCGAGACGATTACTGGAAACACGGTTCCGTGTGCGAGGATATCGGCAAGCTCAGCTGCCCTGTCATGGCTGTGTCCGGCTGGGCGGACGGTTATTCCAACACTGTATTTCGGCTTCTGGAGACACTGCCCGGCCCAAGGCTCGGTCTCGTCGGCCCGTGGAGCCACACCTACCCGCACCTGGGCAGACCCGGCCCGGCGATCGGCTTCCTGCAGGAGGCGCTGCGCTTCTGGGACAAGTGGCTCAAAGGCATCGAGACCGGCATCATGAACGAGCCCATGCTGCGCGCCTGGATGCAGGACCCGGCCGAACCGAGCCCGGCTTACGACCTGCGTTCCGGCCACTGGGTGGGGGAAAACAGCTGGCCCTCCCCGCGCATCGGAAAGCACACCTGGGTGTTGGATCAGGCACGACTCGTGCCGGAAAACCGGGCCGGGAACATCGACCCCGGGACCTTCACGGTGCAGTCCCCGCTCTCTGTCGGCATGTTCGGAGGCAAGTGGTGCTCCTATTCCGCCACGCCGGACCTGCCTTTTGACCAGCGATTCGAGGACGGCGGCGCCCTCGTTTTCGACAGCGACCCGCTGTGCGAGGACATGCAGATACTCGGCGCACCCGTTGCCGAGCTGACCCTGTCCGCGGATCGTCCAGTGGCCATGGTGGCCGTGCGCCTTTCGGCCATTTCAGAGAACGGCGGCGTCACCAGGATAACCTACGGCCTGCTCAACCTCACCCACCGGAACAGCCACGAGCACCCCGAGCCGCTGGAGCCCGGCACGCCATACACCGTGCGCATCGCCATGAACGAGGCCGGGCAGACCTTCCGCGCCGGCCAACGGCTGCGTCTCGCCGTTTCCAGTTCGTACTGGCCTCTGGCCTGGCCCGCGCCGGAGGATGCAAGGCTGACCCTGCACGCTGCGTCCAGTTCCCTGACGCTGCCGGTCCGTCCGCCGGAGCCGAATATGGACGCCGCCATCGTCTTCCAGCCCGCCGAGAGCGCCTTGCCCGCGGCGCAGGAAACAGTCCGGCCGCCGCGCATGCGCTGGAACGTCAATCACGACTTCGGATCGCTCGAAAACGTGGTCGAGGTGATCGAGGACAACGGCGTGGTCCGCTTCGAGGACACCGGCCTCTGCATGGGGTACGGCCAGAGCGAGTGGTACCGCTTCACAGCGAACGACTATGGCACGGTCACAGCCGAGACCGCCACTGACTGGCTCCTGGAGCGCGACAGCTGGCGGGTGCGCACCCAAACGCACACCCTGGTCACCGTCACGTCCGAGGAATTCCGCATCCGCGCCGAGTTGGACGCCTGGGAAGATAAAACTCGCGTGTTTTCCCGCAGCTGGGACACGCGCGTACGGAGGGATTGTCTCTGA
- a CDS encoding PAS domain-containing hybrid sensor histidine kinase/response regulator — MDPHSQALFDAADEAVFVLDEAGVALASNDLAAHAFGLASKDALLGRSLFSLLPPDTLGEFRKELSAAFSQDEPLHVEGEILGRTYRMAMTTVKEQDEKRVVVFSRDVTDEKRADEHLRREQQRQIFYMESLPGFVATVDQNLTIRYANRAFRQRFGKPAKDGTHASFAECELNADRGALCRVSEILKEPQQDTWEWETPDGQTYQLFGHPMTDVDGSRVVMLLGFDITHRRAAERALLQAQAHQRAILDSVPSLVWLKDKDCRFREVNSAYAAACGRSSKELEGLDEVEVWGAEQGAFFFEQDQEVIRSGKKRVEDVEFRDASGATRWVESTRVPLFDGNGEVIGLAGISHDITSRKEVQDELRYSNEELEQRVRLRTRELEESNEALRRESKEHKRTADKLERARKRAESLSRAKSDFLANVSHEIRTPLNAILGAAELAELAESPEESQRYLEIIRLSGKTLSNLVNDILDFSKMEAYRLRLEHVPFDLYALLRGMRDSMAVVAQEGTIGVRLEINDNLPQWVKGDPVRLRQILDNLVGNAIKFTREGEVVIKASSAPGANDVNGFQRLLFSVSDTGIGIPLDKQSVIFKDFEQADTSISREYGGTGLGLAISRKLVETMGGNIAVVSEEGRGSTFSFTIQVGKLNAQEMQMFAPDVAGADEAQRALLAEGESRGVILVVDDNAMNQELMRMALGTKGYTVHNAYSGEDALEFLSVQPVDLVLMDIQMPEMDGLTAVKKLRKQRLAVPSDVPVIAMTAHALPGDRERMIKAGCDDYLAKPVDMKELFGIMERYLSGRPRVAAQIRGASGAGEENDAASVDMPLGSPADQGARASNDPRHPDDVRRALSLLGNRTDLLHRLEEVYVRQGPKDVEAMRDALRNGARDDLKRLVHLFKSTAATVGDRATSEIARSMEPLAMDASEQELFGMVDMIAESSGRMVEWLGKSNDGNEKKSS; from the coding sequence ATGGACCCGCATAGCCAGGCGCTTTTCGACGCGGCGGACGAGGCTGTCTTCGTGCTGGATGAAGCGGGAGTGGCCCTTGCTTCCAACGATCTGGCGGCCCATGCGTTCGGACTTGCGTCCAAGGATGCGTTGCTGGGCCGTTCGTTGTTTTCACTCCTGCCCCCGGACACGCTCGGGGAGTTCCGCAAGGAGCTTTCCGCGGCGTTTTCCCAGGACGAGCCCCTACACGTTGAAGGGGAAATCCTGGGCCGTACGTACCGCATGGCCATGACGACGGTGAAGGAGCAGGACGAGAAGCGGGTGGTGGTGTTTTCACGAGACGTGACCGATGAGAAGCGCGCGGATGAGCATCTGCGCCGTGAACAGCAGCGTCAGATCTTCTACATGGAATCCTTGCCGGGTTTCGTGGCCACTGTGGACCAGAACCTGACCATCCGCTATGCGAATCGCGCGTTCAGGCAACGGTTCGGCAAGCCTGCCAAAGACGGGACGCATGCTTCGTTCGCTGAGTGCGAGCTCAATGCGGACCGGGGTGCGTTGTGTCGGGTTTCGGAGATATTGAAAGAACCGCAGCAGGATACGTGGGAATGGGAAACTCCGGACGGCCAGACATACCAGCTGTTCGGGCACCCCATGACGGACGTGGACGGCAGCCGGGTTGTCATGCTCCTGGGGTTCGACATCACGCACCGTCGCGCAGCCGAGCGGGCCTTGCTGCAGGCTCAGGCGCACCAGCGCGCCATTCTGGACAGCGTGCCTTCTCTTGTCTGGCTCAAGGACAAGGACTGCCGTTTCCGTGAGGTGAACAGCGCTTACGCCGCAGCGTGTGGTCGTTCTTCCAAGGAACTTGAGGGACTCGACGAAGTTGAAGTCTGGGGCGCCGAGCAGGGCGCGTTTTTCTTTGAACAGGATCAGGAGGTCATCCGCTCCGGAAAGAAGCGGGTGGAAGACGTGGAATTCAGAGATGCCAGCGGCGCCACCCGCTGGGTGGAGTCCACGCGTGTTCCGCTGTTCGACGGGAACGGCGAGGTGATCGGTCTGGCAGGCATCTCCCACGACATCACCAGCCGCAAGGAAGTCCAGGACGAGTTGCGGTATTCCAACGAGGAGCTCGAGCAGCGCGTGCGTCTGCGGACTCGGGAACTGGAAGAGTCGAACGAGGCCCTGCGCAGGGAAAGCAAGGAGCACAAACGCACGGCCGACAAACTCGAACGGGCCAGGAAACGGGCCGAAAGCCTCAGCCGCGCCAAGTCTGACTTTCTGGCCAACGTGAGCCACGAAATACGCACGCCGCTTAACGCCATACTCGGAGCGGCCGAACTTGCGGAACTTGCTGAAAGCCCCGAGGAGTCGCAACGCTATCTCGAAATAATAAGGCTTTCCGGAAAAACGCTGTCCAATCTCGTCAACGACATTCTCGATTTCTCCAAGATGGAAGCATACCGCCTGCGGCTGGAGCATGTGCCGTTCGATTTGTACGCGTTGCTCAGGGGCATGCGGGACTCCATGGCGGTGGTGGCCCAGGAAGGAACCATCGGCGTGCGCCTGGAGATCAACGATAACCTGCCGCAGTGGGTCAAAGGCGACCCGGTTCGCCTGCGCCAGATACTGGACAATCTCGTGGGCAACGCAATCAAGTTCACACGTGAAGGCGAGGTCGTCATCAAGGCGTCTTCTGCACCGGGAGCCAACGATGTGAACGGTTTCCAGCGGCTGCTGTTTTCGGTCAGCGATACGGGCATCGGCATTCCCCTGGACAAGCAGTCCGTCATTTTCAAGGACTTCGAGCAGGCAGACACCTCCATTTCCAGGGAATACGGCGGCACCGGGCTTGGTCTGGCCATTTCTCGCAAGCTGGTGGAGACCATGGGCGGCAACATAGCCGTGGTGAGCGAGGAAGGACGAGGCTCCACGTTTTCCTTCACCATTCAGGTCGGCAAGCTCAACGCTCAGGAAATGCAGATGTTCGCTCCCGATGTTGCCGGCGCCGACGAGGCTCAGCGGGCGCTGTTGGCGGAGGGTGAAAGCCGTGGGGTGATTCTTGTGGTGGATGACAACGCCATGAACCAGGAACTCATGCGCATGGCCCTGGGCACCAAAGGATACACGGTGCATAACGCATACAGCGGAGAGGACGCGCTGGAGTTTCTGTCGGTCCAGCCCGTGGACCTCGTGCTCATGGATATTCAGATGCCTGAGATGGATGGCCTGACCGCCGTCAAGAAGCTGCGAAAGCAGCGGTTGGCCGTGCCATCGGACGTACCCGTGATAGCGATGACGGCCCATGCGTTGCCCGGTGATCGAGAGCGGATGATCAAGGCGGGATGCGACGATTATCTGGCTAAACCCGTTGACATGAAAGAACTTTTCGGGATCATGGAGCGGTACCTCTCCGGACGCCCGCGAGTGGCTGCGCAAATCAGGGGAGCATCAGGCGCAGGCGAAGAGAACGACGCGGCTTCGGTTGACATGCCCCTGGGATCACCGGCCGATCAGGGGGCACGGGCATCGAATGACCCGCGACACCCGGACGACGTGCGCCGGGCGTTGTCGCTTCTTGGCAACAGGACGGACCTGCTGCACCGGCTCGAAGAGGTGTACGTCCGCCAGGGGCCCAAGGATGTGGAGGCCATGCGGGATGCGTTGCGGAACGGCGCCCGGGACGACCTCAAGCGACTGGTCCATCTGTTCAAGAGTACTGCCGCCACTGTGGGCGACAGGGCTACGAGCGAGATAGCGCGATCCATGGAGCCGCTCGCCATGGATGCGAGCGAGCAGGAGCTGTTCGGCATGGTCGATATGATCGCCGAATCGTCCGGACGGATGGTTGAATGGCTGGGGAAAAGCAACGATGGGAACGAGAAGAAAAGTTCCTGA
- a CDS encoding response regulator has translation MKQTVLVIDDALMIREMLRKVLESEGLDVIEASDGEEALRVADEHRPDICIVDVFLPKRGGLSVMSELAKRIGAGRIIAITGGENFDAQTVLELAQPLEVADALAKPIDINKLLNSVRRILPDARPRSGNNGDSPANA, from the coding sequence GTGAAACAGACCGTTCTTGTCATCGACGACGCCCTGATGATCCGGGAGATGCTCCGCAAGGTGCTCGAATCGGAAGGGCTCGACGTGATCGAGGCCTCAGATGGCGAAGAAGCCCTGCGCGTGGCCGACGAGCACAGGCCGGACATCTGCATCGTGGATGTGTTCCTGCCCAAACGCGGGGGCCTTTCCGTGATGAGCGAGCTGGCCAAACGCATCGGCGCGGGCCGGATTATCGCCATTACCGGCGGCGAGAATTTCGATGCGCAGACCGTCCTGGAGCTAGCGCAACCGCTGGAAGTGGCCGACGCCCTGGCGAAACCCATCGATATCAACAAACTCCTCAATAGCGTGCGTCGCATTCTGCCGGATGCACGACCCCGATCGGGCAACAACGGCGACTCTCCTGCCAACGCCTGA